Part of the Dehalococcoidia bacterium genome is shown below.
TCTACCCTCAGGCAGGGGCGAAGAAGGGGAGGGCGACCTCGTCGTGATCTTCCCACTTCACCTTCACGCGCATGCCGATCTTCACCTGCTCCGGCGGCACGTCGACTATGTTCGACATCATGCGGAACCCCTCGTCGAGGTCGACGTAAGCGACGGTGTAGGGGACCTCGTCGCGGAAGAGGGGGCTGCGGTTCGCGCGTACGACGCTATAGGTGTAGACGACGCCCTCGCCGCGAGAGTCGTTCCACTTGAGGTCCGGCGACCCGCAATTGGTGCAGTGGTGCTTCGGGTAGAACACCACCTTGCCGCAGGTGTTGCAGGTCTGGTAGGTGAGCCTGTGCTCCTTCGTCGCGCGCCAGAAGGGCTCGCTGTCGCGCTCCGGGAACCGGGGTAGGGGTCTAGGCATGAGTTCGTGCTCCTTCGCCGCGTGCGTGCGCGCTGCCGGACATCTCGCTCTTCCTGCGCTTCAGTCCGCGGCCAGAATGATCGTGCCGCCGGTATGCGTGCCGCCGAGGTTGCCGCCGTTGCCGTGCGCTACGGCCAGCTTCGCCCCCGGCACCTGCGAGGTGGACTCGCCGCGGAGTTGGCGCGTGGCCTCC
Proteins encoded:
- a CDS encoding Zn-ribbon domain-containing OB-fold protein, yielding MPRPLPRFPERDSEPFWRATKEHRLTYQTCNTCGKVVFYPKHHCTNCGSPDLKWNDSRGEGVVYTYSVVRANRSPLFRDEVPYTVAYVDLDEGFRMMSNIVDVPPEQVKIGMRVKVKWEDHDEVALPFFAPA